From a single Pseudomonas triticicola genomic region:
- the mgrA gene encoding L-glyceraldehyde 3-phosphate reductase, translating into MTYTAAEHRYDSIPYRRVGRSGLVLPALSLGLWHNFGDSTPIETQRALLRTAFDLGINHFDLANNYGPPYGSAEINFGRLLREDFKQYRDELIISSKAGWDMWPGPYGQGGGSRKYVLASLDQSLQRLGLDYVDIFYSHRFDPDTPLEETASALATAVQQGKALYIGISSYSGVKTREMAALLKEWKVPLLIHQPAYNLLNRWVEKDLLDTTDELGTGVIAFTPLAQGLLTDKYLNGVPADARVNRPGGGSLQASHLSEANIAHVRALNEIAQRRGQSLAQLALAWTLRDPRVTSALIGASRPEQIIENVGALKNLNFSAEELAEIDRFAQEGGINLWEKPSTAE; encoded by the coding sequence ATGACTTACACCGCTGCCGAACACCGCTACGACTCCATTCCTTACCGCCGCGTCGGCCGCAGCGGTCTGGTGCTGCCGGCATTGTCGCTGGGCCTCTGGCACAACTTTGGCGACAGCACTCCGATCGAAACCCAGCGTGCCTTGCTGCGCACCGCGTTCGATCTGGGCATCAACCATTTCGATCTGGCCAACAACTACGGCCCGCCATACGGCAGCGCCGAGATCAATTTCGGTCGCCTGCTGCGCGAAGACTTCAAGCAATATCGCGACGAGTTGATCATCTCCAGCAAGGCCGGTTGGGACATGTGGCCCGGCCCGTACGGCCAGGGCGGCGGTTCGCGCAAATACGTACTGGCCAGCCTCGACCAGAGCCTGCAACGCCTCGGCCTGGACTATGTGGACATCTTCTACTCGCACCGCTTCGACCCGGACACTCCACTGGAAGAAACCGCCAGCGCCCTCGCCACCGCCGTGCAGCAGGGCAAGGCTTTGTACATCGGCATCTCGTCCTATTCCGGGGTGAAAACCCGCGAGATGGCCGCGCTGCTGAAAGAGTGGAAAGTGCCGCTGCTGATTCATCAGCCGGCGTACAACCTGCTCAATCGCTGGGTGGAAAAGGACCTGCTCGATACCACCGATGAACTCGGCACGGGCGTCATCGCGTTTACGCCGCTGGCGCAGGGCTTGCTCACCGACAAATACCTCAACGGCGTGCCGGCGGATGCGCGGGTCAATCGTCCGGGCGGTGGTTCGCTGCAGGCTTCGCACTTGTCCGAGGCCAACATCGCCCACGTGCGAGCGTTGAACGAAATCGCCCAGCGTCGCGGGCAGAGCCTGGCGCAACTGGCACTTGCGTGGACTTTGCGTGATCCACGAGTGACCTCGGCACTGATCGGCGCGAGCCGGCCGGAGCAGATCATCGAGAACGTCGGGGCGCTGAAGAATCTGAATTTCAGTGCTGAAGAGCTGGCGGAGATTGATCGGTTTGCCCAGGAGGGCGGGATCAATCTTTGGGAGAAGCCTTCTACGGCGGAGTAA